In the genome of Candidatus Palauibacter australiensis, the window GGTCCCGGCCTCCGACGTCAAGGCGTCGGAGCCGGCGCTCCCCGAGACATCGGCGCCCGGGCCGGCGGCGCCCGGCACGCTCCGGATCCCTATCCACGGGGCCACCCTGGATGTGCGGCTCGGCTCCGTGCCGATTCGCGAACGTGACCGCGTCGAGGAGATGAGCAGAGTCCGCCTGCGGACGATGGAACACATGCTCATGTCCAAACGCGTTTCCGCGCACGTGACGTCGGTGACCGAGGTGGACTTCGAGCGGATCGTTCAACTCAGGCGCTCGCTCAAGTCGCGCTTCGCCGATCAGGGCGTGAAGCTCACCTACGGCCCCTTCATCTATCGCGCCGTGATCGAGGCCCTGGGCGAATACCCGATCCTCAACTCGTCCGTCGACGGATCACGAATCGTCTACCACGGCAACATCAATCTCGGGATCGCGGTGGCGATCAACGACGGCCGCGAACTCATCGTGCCCGTGCTCAAGGACGCGGATCAGCTCAGCCTGCTGGGACTCGCACAGCGCTCGAACGAACTCGCCGAGAAGGCTCGCGGCCGGGCGCTCGACTTCGACGACATCCAGGGCGGGACGTTCACGATCACGAACGTGGGGGTCTTCGGAAACCTGTTCGGGACCCCGATCATCAACCAGCCCCAGGTTGCCATCCTCGGAACCGGCGTGATCGAGAAGCGTCCCGTCGTTGTGCAGGACAACCTCGGTAACGATGTGATCGCGATCCGCCACCGGGCCTACTTCGGTCTTTCCTACGACCATCGCGTGGTTGACGGCGCCATGGCGGCGTTCTTCCTCAATCGGGTCCAGGAATACCTTGAAGGTTTCCCGGACGACGCCGCTTGACAGTCATCCTGACGGCCCGGTAGGCTGGCCGCGGCCCGCCCCCACTCCACGAAGAGTCGACGAAAGACCATGGAAAGCTCGGTCGCGGTTCGAGATCGCGGGTTCGGCAAGACCCTCCGCAGGGATCGCTGGTGGGTGCCGCCCCTGAGCGTAGCGGTGGGGCTCGGCCTCTTCGGAGGCTACGCCACCTGGGCGGTTCTGCAGGGCGGCAACTATTTCGCCGACCCTTACCTGTCGCCCCTGTACTCGCCGTGCATCGCCGCGAGCTGCCCGGAACAGATCCGCCTGTTCGGAATCGAGTGGTGGCCGTTCTCTCCGGCCATACTGATGATGGGCGTGATCCTCGGGTTCCGCGGGACGTGCTACTACTACCGGAAGGCGTACTACCGCGCCTATCTCCTCGACCCGCCCGCCTGCGCGGTGGGCGAGTTCCGCGGCGACAG includes:
- a CDS encoding dihydrolipoamide acetyltransferase family protein, giving the protein MSKVDVIMPQMGESIAEGTLTRWLKNVGDAVERDEDLFEISTDKVDADIPSPAAGVLAEVLVQDGETVEIDTVVARIETDATVAAPAAPPVPPADPPTDARAVAPMASTAAPATAPTGPQAAATPVSPGPAAEGSPASRDERLRTRSTPLVRKIAAEHGVDIHQVPGTGTSGRVTRDDILAFISAGGPEAASASVPAPASVPAPASAPAPAAAPSATPSPVPASDVKASEPALPETSAPGPAAPGTLRIPIHGATLDVRLGSVPIRERDRVEEMSRVRLRTMEHMLMSKRVSAHVTSVTEVDFERIVQLRRSLKSRFADQGVKLTYGPFIYRAVIEALGEYPILNSSVDGSRIVYHGNINLGIAVAINDGRELIVPVLKDADQLSLLGLAQRSNELAEKARGRALDFDDIQGGTFTITNVGVFGNLFGTPIINQPQVAILGTGVIEKRPVVVQDNLGNDVIAIRHRAYFGLSYDHRVVDGAMAAFFLNRVQEYLEGFPDDAA